The genomic interval TTTCCCTTTTGGGCAAGCATGTTGATGATGGATGATTTACCCACATTAGGGTAGCCAACAATTCCTACAACAGCATCTTCTCCTCTGGTGAGTGATCGGATCTTGTCTCGAAGAAGGGTTTGTCCTAGAAATTCTTTTGAGGAGACAAAGACGCAGTGTTTGAGCCGTTTTTTCCATAGTTCAAGGTCTTTTTTGTTGGCAAGGTCGCATTTGTTGATGACGTAGATGAGTGGTTTGCCCGCTGCTTTAATGCGCTCTTCAAGCTCTTCATTGCGTGTTTCTTCTACAAAGCGCGCATCAAGGACGAAGAGCAGGATATCTGCTTCATCAATTACTGCTTTAACTACTTTCCAAAAGTTTGGCATAGGGGGACTGGTTTTTGGTTTGTTTTTAAGATTACTGAGAAAAAGAGGGGG from Candidatus Woesearchaeota archaeon carries:
- the rsgA gene encoding GTPase RsgA, with the protein product MPNFWKVVKAVIDEADILLFVLDARFVEETRNEELEERIKAAGKPLIYVINKCDLANKKDLELWKKRLKHCVFVSSKEFLGQTLLRDKIRSLTRGEDAVVGIVGYPNVGKSSIINMLAQKGKAKMSPSSNYTKGKQYIRISSNLKLIDTPGVLSYKEKDEIQLAVIGAKSHEQLKDPETAAMHLIEKYKERIAKHYGVEEGDADDMLEAIALKRNRILSGGVADLDRMSRELIKDWQSGTIK